A genomic window from Fusobacterium sp. includes:
- the uxuA gene encoding mannonate dehydratase, with protein MKLSFRWYGDSDPISLEYIRQIPTMHSIVTAVYDIPVGQEWDIERITALKTKIENAGLHFDVIESVPVHEDIKLGLPTRDLYIENYKKNIRNLSKAGVKVICYNFMPVFDWTRSQLDKKLEDGSTALVYYKDQVDKLDPLNSNLSLPGWDSSYTKEEMNESFRQYKENGEEGLWANLEYFLKEIIPIAEECDIKMAIHPDDPPWPIFGLPRIITNEANLDRFLKLVDNKYNGLTLCTGSLGSGNFNDMVYLVDKYSAMGRIHFIHVRNVKLLEDGVSFEESAHYSKCGSLDIVGIMNALYKNNFDGYLRPDHGRMIWGETGKPGYGLYDRALGASYITGIWETLERIK; from the coding sequence ATGAAATTATCATTTAGATGGTATGGAGATTCAGATCCTATCAGTCTTGAGTATATAAGACAGATACCTACTATGCACAGTATTGTTACTGCTGTATATGATATTCCTGTAGGTCAGGAATGGGATATAGAAAGAATAACTGCCCTTAAAACAAAGATTGAAAATGCTGGTTTACATTTTGATGTAATAGAAAGTGTCCCTGTTCATGAAGATATCAAATTAGGATTGCCAACAAGAGATTTATATATTGAAAATTATAAAAAGAATATCAGAAATCTTTCTAAAGCTGGGGTAAAAGTTATCTGTTACAATTTTATGCCAGTGTTTGACTGGACAAGATCACAACTTGATAAAAAATTGGAAGATGGTTCAACTGCTCTTGTTTACTACAAAGATCAAGTGGATAAATTAGATCCCTTGAATAGTAATTTATCCCTTCCAGGATGGGATTCAAGCTATACAAAAGAAGAAATGAATGAATCATTCAGACAATATAAAGAAAATGGAGAAGAGGGATTATGGGCTAATTTAGAATATTTTTTAAAAGAAATAATTCCAATTGCTGAAGAATGTGATATCAAAATGGCCATTCACCCAGATGATCCACCTTGGCCAATCTTTGGACTTCCTAGAATTATTACCAATGAAGCTAATTTAGACAGGTTCCTTAAATTAGTAGACAATAAATACAATGGACTTACTCTTTGTACTGGTTCTCTTGGAAGTGGAAACTTTAATGATATGGTATATCTGGTAGATAAATACAGTGCTATGGGAAGAATACATTTTATTCATGTTAGAAATGTCAAACTTCTTGAAGATGGTGTAAGTTTTGAAGAATCAGCTCACTATTCAAAATGTGGTTCATTGGATATTGTAGGTATCATGAATGCACTATATAAAAATAATTTTGATGGATATTTGAGACCTGATCATGGAAGAATGATCTGGGGAGA